A genomic stretch from Streptomyces venezuelae ATCC 10712 includes:
- a CDS encoding bifunctional nuclease family protein yields the protein MNELDVVGVRVEMPSNQPIVLLREVGGDRYLPIWIGPGEATAIAFAQQGMAPPRPLTHDLFKDVLEAVGQELTEVRITDLRDGVFYAELVFASGVEVSARPSDAIALALRTGTPIYGSDGVLDDAGIAIPDEQEDEVEKFREFLDQISPEDFGTNSQ from the coding sequence GTGAACGAGCTCGACGTTGTGGGTGTCCGGGTGGAAATGCCCTCCAACCAGCCGATCGTGCTCCTGCGTGAAGTGGGAGGCGATCGGTACCTCCCCATCTGGATCGGACCGGGTGAGGCGACCGCGATCGCCTTCGCCCAGCAGGGGATGGCGCCGCCGCGGCCGCTGACGCACGACCTGTTCAAGGACGTGCTGGAGGCCGTGGGACAGGAGCTCACCGAAGTCCGCATCACGGATCTGCGTGACGGGGTCTTCTACGCCGAGCTGGTCTTCGCCAGCGGCGTCGAGGTGAGTGCGCGGCCGTCGGACGCGATAGCCCTGGCCCTGCGGACCGGTACCCCGATCTACGGCAGCGACGGCGTGCTGGACGACGCCGGTATCGCGATTCCGGATGAGCAGGAGGACGAGGTGGAGAAGTTCCGCGAGTTCCTCGATCAGATCTCACCGGAGGATTTCGGGACCAACAGTCAGTGA
- a CDS encoding MerR family transcriptional regulator — protein MLRTPTGGAGSGTATAGDRLVSIGTVLNQLRDEFPEVTISKIRFLEAEGLVEPRRTASGYRKFSPQDVERLAQILRMQRDHYLPLKVIREHLDALARGEQVKLPAPGRRRDLFEGAWEQDAEPPTAARIGRAELLAAAEVTETELTEWESYGLISETEGGGYDPEAVTVARLVSDLGRFGLEPRHLRAVKAAADRDAGLIEQVVAPLRRHRNPQTRAHAEATAQELAAQSVRLHAALVQMALGIRLQ, from the coding sequence ATGCTGCGAACACCGACGGGCGGTGCCGGATCCGGCACCGCCACTGCGGGCGACCGGCTGGTCAGCATCGGCACGGTGCTGAACCAGCTGCGCGACGAATTTCCCGAAGTGACGATCTCCAAGATCCGGTTCCTGGAGGCCGAGGGGCTCGTGGAGCCCCGTCGTACGGCCTCCGGGTACCGGAAGTTCAGCCCGCAGGACGTGGAGCGGCTCGCTCAGATCCTGCGGATGCAGCGGGACCACTACCTTCCGCTGAAGGTCATCCGCGAGCACCTCGACGCCCTCGCCAGGGGGGAGCAGGTCAAGCTGCCCGCTCCCGGGCGGCGGCGTGACCTGTTCGAGGGGGCCTGGGAGCAGGACGCCGAGCCGCCGACCGCGGCGCGGATCGGGCGGGCGGAGCTGCTGGCGGCGGCCGAGGTCACCGAGACCGAGCTCACCGAGTGGGAGTCGTACGGCCTGATCTCGGAGACGGAGGGCGGCGGCTACGACCCGGAGGCGGTCACGGTCGCCAGGCTCGTCTCCGATCTGGGTCGGTTCGGTCTGGAACCGCGGCATCTGCGGGCCGTCAAGGCGGCCGCGGACCGGGACGCGGGACTGATCGAGCAGGTCGTCGCGCCGCTGCGCCGGCACCGTAATCCGCAGACCAGAGCGCATGCGGAGGCCACCGCGCAGGAGCTCGCCGCGCAGTCGGTGCGGCTGCATGCCGCGCTCGTGCAGATGGCGCTGGGCATCCGGCTCCAGTGA